The stretch of DNA TTATCATTAATTTATTATTATAATATATAAGTTTTACTAAGATACTGTCGGCTATGCACACTGATTTGTAAATATGCTGCTACTGATGCTCCTGTTTTTTAGCGCCCATAACCAAAGCTTGCTCAACCCACAGCATATCCTTCATTACGAGAACTATCTTATCGCGTAGTGGATAACTCTCTATCGAGTTCTTCAGAAGCTCGCCATATTTCTGATTTTCTCTCCCCTGCCGTTGCCATTTTGAACCTGTAACTTGCCTTTTCATAGTATGGTTCAAGTTCCCTGAATAGTTCAGGGTCATCGAAGAAGTGCTTGAAATAGTAGGCACCGCTGATTTTGAATATGTTTATTCTGGGACGCTTTTCAGTTATATCGAAAGAAAGCATGACTCACATATTAATTATCGTCTAAAGGTAGTGGTTCTTTTTTCACCTTTTCTCTTACTCCGACAGTCCTTGCACCTAATTGGTTCACTGTATCCCTTCTCTTCAAAGAACAGTTGCTCACCTTCTGTGAAAATGAAATCTTTGTTACAATCTATGCAATATATTTTTTTATCTCCCATACTTTATCATGCTCCCAATGAAGGTTATTTCCTATAGCATCTTCAATTTTAACAAACTTAAATCTTTCATTTAGTTTCGGGAACACTTTCACATCCCTTACCTCAACCTTATCCAGTGAGCCTCCCTCCAATATCTGATGTATTTCTCCAGTTTCGGAACGACCATAAACTCCCATGTGATAGTGAACGCCATCACTCAACACGGCATCCCTGTTTTCCACACATCCGAGATGCATCTCAAGCCCTTCATCTGTCGGGAAAGTGTCTGCAATCTAGCTGACATTATTGCAGTTTATAAACAATCTGAGCGGTTCTATATTGTGGGAATCGAGATCAAGGAATGGGATAAACGTGTAAATCCAAAAATAGCGATAGAATATCTGGAAATATACAGGCATTCGTGTGAATACTTCTATCTGGCAGCGAAAAATCTCTCAGAGTACCCTTGAATTGAAAGACATAGGACTTTTTGATTTGACAATGGTGAAGGTAATCAAGAATGCTGAATATTTGTTTCCTGATGTGGATTTCAGGGCGAATATGATGAACAGAATAAAGAATAACTTCAAGGTGCTGACCAATGCAGTAGATGACCCGTTTCAGAGGACGATAGGCGAGTTTTAGATTTTTATAACGCATGGTTGCTAAAAAAATAAGAAGTGAATGATTTGATTTTATCTTAAGACCTGACAACTATCCTCGCCCAAATCACTTGACTTCCCCTCTCCCCGTGTACTGGCTGAATTCCCACTGCTGCCTTTTGATGCCCTCAAGCGCACCTATCCGCATCCTCAGGCAATGCAAGCATAAGCGCGCCGATGTGCCTGTGGTTCAATTTGGGCGACCATGTATGCGATCTTGGCGGTGATGGTCGTGGTCTTGCCTGCGCCTGCGAGGATGAGTTGGGGGGCTTGGGTGTGCTTTATGGATTTGAGCTGGCGGGTTTAAGGGGAGGAGGGAGTCTAATGTTATGGACACTACCGTTTTATGCATAATGGATTACTTTTCCCATGTTAATCCTTTCCTAAAGGAGTCTATCCTTTGCCTCAAGTTTCCTGGATTCAGTGGAGTCCAGAATGATGGGAGATAACTTCCTGGAGATATCCTCCTGATAACGATCATAAAGCATGGAAGCATTTTTTCGATGACCTTGGGCTTTTCAGAGAGGCCAGGAAGTGTTAGGACTGCTTTCCATTTTCTCAGATTACTACCACAGTTACGAAAAAAGTGAATGTAGAGTTTGAATAAAGTTCTCCACAGCAGAACTGTTGGGTATAGTCATAAAGATCAAACCCAAAGAAACCAGCACAATGATTCTTAAGAACGCAATTACTGCGAAATTATGCCGGAAAGAGGTTTTTCTTGTTTTATGCTTGAAGATCATCATTGCAGCGATAGAACCAACTATCCCAAAAATGAACGTAGTGGCCAAAAGAGCTTTTTCAGGTATCCTGAAGAGGCCCAATTTGGCGAACAATTTATCGATGCTATAAATCAGGAAGGGCAAGATCTGGAGTACTGTAATTAAAATAATTAATTCTATAATTAAAGTTATATTAATATTCGTGTGTGATTTTCTTTATGATCTTGCTCTCCGGGATCTAAGGACAAGGCAGCAGCAGCCTCCGCAGCGATTGAGCGGCGCCGTCACCTGTTGAAGAGGATGAAGTATATGACTGTATTGAAATCGCACATCGTAAAGACTTCGCAGTCGCCATCAAACCCTGATGCTCAGGGGCAATATGCAAATCACACTCTAACAAGTGAGACAGGAATATTCACCATGTATCCAAATGAACGCGATCCTCCAGATATGGTTTATCGCTTTCTTTTTTCTCAGCAGGTTTACCGATAGGAATAACAGCAAGTGGAAAGATATTTGATGGGATACCCAGGAGTTTCTGTAAATTCTTATATTGGCTCTCCAGCGGATAAGCTCCAGTCCATACTGCTCCGTAGCCCAGTGAGTGGGCAGCTAAAAGTATATTCTGTGCTGCAATGCTGCAATCTTGCTGCCAGAATAGAGGAACTTTATCTCGGGTTGGATCTCCACATACAACAATGGCAACAGCTGCATCTTTTGCCATTTGGGCATAAGGGCTTGCTTTTGGTATTTCATTAAGGATGGATTTACTTTTTACAATTATGAAATGCCATGGTTGGGAGTTAGCTGCTGATGGTCCACTCATTGCAGCAGTAATAATTTTTCTAATGTCAACTTCCGGTATTTCTTCTTTTGTATATTTTCTTATTGATCTTCTGGTTCGCAATGCTTCTAAAACGTCCATTGTTCAGACCTCATTTTATTTGTGTGAATTCTCCAAATTACACATTCAATAAATCTATCACTTATTTCGAATCCACTCAATTATATTAATTACTGGGGTACTATTAATAAGTATTTAGTCTTTCAGTAGGTCCGATCAAGCTAGAAGTTGATGTATAACCTTTTGGATTACCCGGTAATGTTTGTTGTATTGTTGCATGATAGAAACGCTGTTCTTACTGGAGGATTGTGATGATTACTGTGAATGTTGAAAAGCTTGAAACTAACAAACCATATGAAGGAAAAGAAGCATCTTTTGACTTAAATATTTTTATGGATGGAAATACAATATCTGAGATAAGAAACGATTTAAAGGAGCATGTGGATGAAGCCACTAAAATCAGTGCCCGCTCGTTTTTCAAAGAAGAAGTAAAGTTTTTTGGTGTTAAGACATCGATCGTGAGGAAAATTGCAAAGAAATATTTCGAGGATATAAAATCCAAAAGTAAAAATGAGATATTCTCTCTATGTGAACAACTTTTACAAACAGATTATGGTGAAGAGGCTTTTATTGCATTTGAATGGGCATACT from Candidatus Methanoperedens sp. encodes:
- a CDS encoding nitroreductase family protein — encoded protein: MDVLEALRTRRSIRKYTKEEIPEVDIRKIITAAMSGPSAANSQPWHFIIVKSKSILNEIPKASPYAQMAKDAAVAIVVCGDPTRDKVPLFWQQDCSIAAQNILLAAHSLGYGAVWTGAYPLESQYKNLQKLLGIPSNIFPLAVIPIGKPAEKKESDKPYLEDRVHLDTW